In a genomic window of Desulfopila inferna:
- a CDS encoding glycosyltransferase family 4 protein has protein sequence MRYTKSKLRINWIMPGANLSGGIKSNRLIAEAMVRLGHEVNIVFIALSKPWPKIWKPRRWLRRVRDELAIYERQHHHLEHSFATLIPVMDHKIRPNHVPDADITIATWWQTREWIEDLPATKGIKAYFIRHHEIHGGDPERVAATYRMPGIKLVISKWLQRIMAEEYDDPKAVLVPNGVDWQQFESQPRGRATRPTVGLLYGREEWKGATTAFEALRLIREKFPHLRAVAFGSSLILQAYNPPQWLEFHLRPEQDEIPRIYQQTDCWIVPSTVEGFGMPGLEAAASHCPIVSTRCGGPEDYVENGRSGYLVPPGDPVTMANAACNVLELADDQWRAMSRASYEISKRFDWDLSAKILENVFHHAVDDQKSTDRQLPGGSS, from the coding sequence ATGAGGTATACCAAGAGCAAACTTCGTATCAACTGGATAATGCCAGGCGCAAACCTTTCAGGAGGCATAAAGTCAAACCGGCTGATCGCCGAAGCGATGGTTCGGCTTGGGCACGAGGTTAATATTGTCTTTATCGCCCTTTCGAAGCCCTGGCCGAAGATTTGGAAGCCTCGAAGATGGTTGCGGCGTGTCAGAGATGAGTTGGCGATATATGAACGACAGCACCATCACCTTGAACACTCATTTGCAACATTAATACCGGTGATGGATCACAAGATCCGGCCAAATCATGTACCGGACGCCGACATCACCATCGCTACCTGGTGGCAAACACGAGAGTGGATTGAAGATTTGCCAGCCACGAAGGGGATCAAGGCTTACTTTATCCGCCACCACGAAATTCACGGAGGCGACCCCGAAAGAGTAGCGGCTACATATCGTATGCCAGGAATAAAGCTAGTCATATCGAAGTGGTTGCAACGCATCATGGCAGAAGAGTACGATGACCCAAAGGCCGTTCTTGTCCCTAATGGTGTGGACTGGCAGCAATTCGAGTCTCAGCCGCGAGGACGTGCTACAAGACCTACGGTAGGCCTGCTCTACGGTCGGGAAGAATGGAAAGGTGCGACCACGGCATTTGAGGCCCTGCGTCTAATCCGGGAAAAATTTCCTCACTTGCGGGCTGTCGCCTTTGGATCATCACTCATTCTACAGGCATATAATCCACCTCAATGGTTGGAATTCCACCTCAGACCTGAACAGGACGAAATCCCCAGAATCTATCAACAAACAGACTGCTGGATTGTGCCATCGACTGTTGAGGGATTCGGAATGCCGGGCCTTGAAGCCGCTGCTTCCCATTGCCCGATTGTAAGCACGCGATGCGGAGGACCAGAGGATTATGTTGAGAACGGTAGGTCGGGGTATCTGGTTCCTCCCGGTGACCCTGTAACGATGGCCAACGCTGCATGCAATGTGCTGGAGCTGGCAGATGATCAATGGCGTGCAATGAGTCGAGCCAGTTATGAGATATCTAAGCGGTTTGACTGGGACTTGTCGGCAAAAATTCTTGAGAACGTTTTTCATCATGCAGTCGATGACCAGAAATCAACTGATCGACAATTGCCGGGAGGAAGCTCCTAA